The Candidatus Hydrogenedentota bacterium genomic interval GCTCTCCTATCAGTTCAGTTACTACATCGTCCTCTTCACGGTTATCGGCTTCTTCCTCTATCCCTGCATTGCGGTGTTTCTCACCGGGGCCTCGCCCATGCTGCTGGTGCACGCGGCGATCCGGTTCGCAATGTTCGCAGCAATCGTCTACGCGCTGTTTCGGATAGGGGTATTCAGATGGTTCAGCGCGCACACGTGGCCGCTTTCGGGCCTTGCCAAACAACTCAATCTCAGCCGCTTCTGCCGTGTCCTCGCCCTGACCTACGGCCGTTTGTCTTTTCACGAGAGCTGGACCCGCGCTACCGAGTCCGTCTGGGACAAGCGCGCCCAGCGCCATCTCATGCGGGTGCCGGACCGTGTCCGCGAGGGTGCAACGCTTGGGCAGGCCATAGTCGAATGCCCGGTTCTGCCTGACATGGTCAAACAAATGATCGTAACCGCCGAGAAGACGGGCAACGCCGACGAGTGCTTCGGGAAAGCCTCCGAATACCTTCGGAACGAGGCCATGCACCGCGCGCACGTCCTTTCCCTTTCTATTGGCACGGCGATCATCATCGCTGGCGTTGTCTTGCAGGCCCTGGGGGCCGGATTCGCCCTCGGGAAGGTGATTTTCTGGTAGGCTGGCGTAAACCTAGCGGATTGCGCGGCCGTTTGCTACAATCGTGCGTGGTTTGTCTCACACGCGCCGATGCAGGAGTGCTGTATGGGCCTGTTTTCCTCGCAGATACCGGCCAAGAAGATGGTGCCGCTATGCCGGCAGCTCGCGACGTCGTACGACGCGGGCATTCCGATCGTGCGCTCGCTCGAAATCATTGGGCAGCAGCAGCAGGACTCCCGGATTCGCCACATTTTCCAGCAGATGTCCGATTGCGTAAGAAGCGGCGACACGCTGGAGCAGGCGGCGCGCAAACAGAGCAAGTATTTCCCCAATTTCTTCATAGAGCTTATCGCCAGCGGCGAAATCGGCGGCCGGCTCGACGTGATGCTCCG includes:
- a CDS encoding type II secretion system F family protein — translated: MRPPALRLSDKQKALLTRQLTYAYEGGIPAKRAFELMIEESRGRSLRVLAQDIANAIGCGYSLEEALRARGGALDGFFVDLVAAGERAGKLSDVLETLCLWYEEQLAFRRMLSYQFSYYIVLFTVIGFFLYPCIAVFLTGASPMLLVHAAIRFAMFAAIVYALFRIGVFRWFSAHTWPLSGLAKQLNLSRFCRVLALTYGRLSFHESWTRATESVWDKRAQRHLMRVPDRVREGATLGQAIVECPVLPDMVKQMIVTAEKTGNADECFGKASEYLRNEAMHRAHVLSLSIGTAIIIAGVVLQALGAGFALGKVIFW